Genomic DNA from Asterias amurensis chromosome 2, ASM3211899v1:
ACTGCACCTGTAACTGATGATGCCACTACTGCAGCAATCACAACAGCAGCACCTTCTACAACGGGAACAACTGCAGCTGTAACCGATGATGCCACTACTGCAGCAATTACAACAGCAGCACCTTCTACAATGGGAACAACTGCAGCTGTAACTGATGATGCCACTACTGCAGCAATTACAACAGCAGCACCTTCTACAATGGGAACAACTGCAGCTGTAACTGATGATGCCACTACTGCAGCAATTACAACAACAGCACCTTCTACAATGGGAACAACTGCAGCTGTAACTGATGATGCCACTACTGCAGCAATTACAACAGCAGCACCTTCTACAATGGGAACAACTGCAGCTGTAACTGATGATGCCACTACTGCAGCAATCACAACAGCAGCACCTTCTACAATGGAAACAACTGCAGCTGTAACTGATGATGCCTCTACTGCAGCAATCACAACAGCAGCACCTTCTACAACGGGAACAACTGAAGCTGTAACTGATGATGTCTCTACTGCTGCAATTACAACAGCAGCACCTTCTTCCATGGGAACAACTGCACCTGTAACTGATGATGCCACTACTGCAGCAATTACAACAGCAGCACCTTCTACAATGGGAACAACTGCAGCTGTAACTGATGATGCCACTACTGCAGCAATTACAACAACAGCACCTTCTACAATGGGAACAACTGCAGCTGTAACTGATGATGCCACTACTGCAGCAATCACAACAGCAGCACCTTCTACAATGGGAACAACTGCACCTGTAACTGATGATGCCACTACTGCAGCAATCACAACAGCAGCACCTTCTACAATGGGAACAACTGCAGCTGTAACTGATGATGCCTCTACTGCAGCAATCACAACAGCAGCACTTTCTACAATGGAAACAACTGCAGCTGTAACTGATGATGCCTCTACTGCTGCAATTACAACAGCAGCACCTTCTACAATGGGAACAACTGCACCTGTAACCGATGATGCCACTACTGCAGCAATTACAACAGCAGCACCTTCTACAATAGGAACAACTGCAGCTGTAACTGATGATGCTACTACTGCAGCAATCACAACAGCAGCACTTTCTACAATGGAAACAACTGCAGCTGTAACTGATGATGCCTCTACTGCAGCAATCACAACAGCAGCACTTTCTACAATGGAAACAACTGCAGCTGTAACTGATGATGCCTCTACTGCTGCAATTACAACAGCAGCACCTTCTACAATGGGAACAACTGCACCTGTAACTGATGATGCCACTACTGCAGCAATCACAACAGCAGCACCTTCTACAATGGGAACAACTGCAGCTGTAACCGATGATGCTACTACTGCAGCAATCACAACAACAGCACCTTCTATAATGGGAACAACTGCAGCTGTAACTGATGATGCCTCTACTGCAGCAATCACAAAAGCAGCACCTTCTACAATGGGAACAACTGCAGCTGTAACTGATGATGCTACTACTGCAGCAATCACAATAGCAGCACCTTCTATAATGGGAACAACTGCAGCTGTAACTGATGATGCCTCTACTGCAGCAATCACAACAGCAGCACCTTCTACAATGGGAACAACTGCAGCTGTAACTGATGATGCCACTACTGCAGCAATCACAACAGCAGCACCTTCTACAATGGGAACAACTGCACCTGTAACTGATGATGCCACTACTGCAGCAATCACAAAAGCAGCACCTTCTACAATGGGAACAACTGCAGCTGTAACTGATGATGCCTCTACTGCTGCAATTACAACAGCAGCACCTTCTACAATGGGAACAACTGCAGCTGTAACTGATGATGCCTCTACTGCAGCAATCACAACAGCAGCACCTTCTACAATGGGAACAACTGCACCTGTAACTGATGATGCCACTACTGCAGCAATCACAACAGCAGCACTTTCTACAATGGGAACAACTGCAGCTGTAACCGATGATGCCACTACTGCAGCAATCACAAAAGCAGCACCTTCTACAATGGGAACAACTGCAGCTGTAACTGATGATGCCACTACTGCAGCAATTACAACAGCAGCACCTTCTACAATGGGAACAACTGCAGCTGTAACCGATGATGCCTCTACTGCAGCAATCACAACAACAGCACCTTCTACAATGGAAACAACTGCAGCTGTAACCGATGATGCCTCTACTGCAGCAATCACAACAGCAGCACCTTCTTCAATGGGAACAACTGCAGCTGTAACTGATAATGCCACTTCTGCAGCAAACACAACAACAGCAGCTTCAATGGAAACAACTGCAGCTGGAACTGATGATGCAACTACTGCAGCAATCACAACAGCAGCACCGTCTTCAACAGAAACAAATGCAGCTGTAACTGATAATGCCACTTCTGCATTAATCACAACAGCAGCACCTGTAACTGATGATGTCACTACTGCAGCAATCACAACAACAGCACCTGtaactgatgacgtcactacTGTAGCAATCACAACAGCAGCACCTGTAGCTGATGATTTCACTACTGCAGCAATCACAATTGCTGCAACGTCAATGGAAACAACTGTAGCAGCTGTAACTGATGAAGCAGCAACTACTGCTGATGAATGGACAACACCAATTAGAACGACGCTAGCACCTCTAGAAACAACAGTTCTGGAGATCATGACAGCACCGCCATCCCAGCCATCTGCAAAACATGTTTCATCTTTGTCAGAGGATGAAAGAAATGGAGCAGTTACAATGAAGTTTAAATCAATATCAGTAAGTAGTTTATTTAAAACTTGTGTAATGGGAGAGTTAAGTCTGGGAGAGAAATTATCTAATCGTGGTTAAAATtacttggttattgtcaaagaccacagtattctcacttggtgtatcccaaataagtataaaatacaaaatatgtgGAAATATTGACTCAATTCATGGTttttaaagttgcaagagaataacgttAGAAAAATCATCCTTGTTGAACAAATTGTGCCTTCAGAGgaagtcttttagtatttgaGTAAAAATTGCCAACAAACTTTGTTAATGAAcacagagggagccgattctcacaatgttttgtactattagTAGCTAtctgttgcttgttaccaagaagttattatcattttgagtaaccaccaatagtgtccagtgcctttaacaaaaacatgtgAGAAAGTATTGGTTCTATTCTTAATTGTATATGAaattgtggtttgttttttttcaggtgAAGAAGTGGAAAGACAGAATCGACATCCCGTTCCGTACAAAGCTTGCAGTGGTTCTAAACAATAAAAGCAATAGGCGGAAGAAGCGAAATGATGAGGGGGGTTTTACTGCTGAAGACGTTGTCTATGTTG
This window encodes:
- the LOC139952845 gene encoding uncharacterized protein, producing the protein MSVVSRNQHRLTGFSSHRGRELLATTLCLLMILNLAEYSNGTTIGTLTTSMVTTAAVTDDATTAAITTAAPSMGTTAAVTDDATTAAITTTAAPVTDDVTTAAITTTAPSTMETTAAVTDDATTAAIITTAPSTMETTAAVTDDATISAITTAALSTTGTTAAVTDDATTAAITTAAPSTMGTTAPVTDDATTAAITTAAPSTMGTTAPVTDDATTAAITTAAPSTTGTTAAVTDDATTAAITTAAPSTMGTTAAVTDDATTAAITTAAPSTMGTTAAVTDDATTAAITTTAPSTMGTTAAVTDDATTAAITTAAPSTMGTTAAVTDDATTAAITTAAPSTMETTAAVTDDASTAAITTAAPSTTGTTEAVTDDVSTAAITTAAPSSMGTTAPVTDDATTAAITTAAPSTMGTTAAVTDDATTAAITTTAPSTMGTTAAVTDDATTAAITTAAPSTMGTTAPVTDDATTAAITTAAPSTMGTTAAVTDDASTAAITTAALSTMETTAAVTDDASTAAITTAAPSTMGTTAPVTDDATTAAITTAAPSTIGTTAAVTDDATTAAITTAALSTMETTAAVTDDASTAAITTAALSTMETTAAVTDDASTAAITTAAPSTMGTTAPVTDDATTAAITTAAPSTMGTTAAVTDDATTAAITTTAPSIMGTTAAVTDDASTAAITKAAPSTMGTTAAVTDDATTAAITIAAPSIMGTTAAVTDDASTAAITTAAPSTMGTTAAVTDDATTAAITTAAPSTMGTTAPVTDDATTAAITKAAPSTMGTTAAVTDDASTAAITTAAPSTMGTTAAVTDDASTAAITTAAPSTMGTTAPVTDDATTAAITTAALSTMGTTAAVTDDATTAAITKAAPSTMGTTAAVTDDATTAAITTAAPSTMGTTAAVTDDASTAAITTTAPSTMETTAAVTDDASTAAITTAAPSSMGTTAAVTDNATSAANTTTAASMETTAAGTDDATTAAITTAAPSSTETNAAVTDNATSALITTAAPVTDDVTTAAITTTAPVTDDVTTVAITTAAPVADDFTTAAITIAATSMETTVAAVTDEAATTADEWTTPIRTTLAPLETTVLEIMTAPPSQPSAKHVSSLSEDERNGAVTMKFKSISVKKWKDRIDIPFRTKLAVVLNNKSNRRKKRNDEGGFTAEDVVYVAPSPIEKDGELLVAVFVRSSEPHTDRDGIIISTERVSSAIESEEMKEVIEDKFIIVAGVDDLLPSKPDRSSGVSLFGSQALFIVLIVIGCFSIVVIITGFIYLVCDRKRSRSGEYITNATSINSDLEMAFDNPAMTHSDKGNLNGKSAQLLSMRTDVDGDIVPINSFTEVDLMNCEVEDTHL